The Leadbetterella byssophila DSM 17132 DNA window TGGGAGAGTTCAATGAGGTTACGGGATATATGCGTATTGGAGGCTTTGGAATCTCCTTTATCACGCTTCTAGGAGCATCTATCGCCTTGATGAACATCATGATGGTAACGGTGACGGAAAGGACAAGGGAAATAGGTATTCGTAAGGCATTGGGTGCCACACCGGCTAAGATCCGTTTCCAGTTTTTGATGGAGGCAGTGGTCATCTGTTTGTTGGGAGGTATTGCCGGTGTGATCTTGGGCATATCAGCGGGTAATTTGGTCTCCTATTTAATGTCAAGCGGAGAGGGATCCTTCACGGCACCTTGGAACTGGATCATTATGGGATTAGTGGTTTGTGTGGTGGTAGGGCTACTTTCGGGCTATTATCCTGCATATAAGGCATCTAAGATGGACCCAATAGAAAGTTTAAGATACGAGTAAAAAAAATCTCCAAAATTTTAGGCGAAATGCTTGTAAAAAACAGATCTGCCTTCTACTTTTGCAATCCCAAACGCGAGCCCAGGTGGCGGAATCGGTAGACGCGTTGGTCTCAAACACCAATGAGGTAACACTCGTGCCGGTTCGACTCCGGCCCTGGGTACCAACCGGAACTTTGATGAATTTTCATCGGAAGTTCCGGTTTTTTTGTGAGGTAAAGTGCTGTTAATGTTGTAGATAAGCGCGGCGACTTTGTTGATTCTTCCGGTTCGACAATTGTTTTCTGAAAATACGAGTTTTTCGGGGTAGATCGAACCGATGATTTCGCGCTTTCTATTTATATCGGCTTTTTGATAGATTTCGTCTAGGTTTGAGAGGATTGAAATAGCCCTTTCCACCTTGGAATCAAGATCGAGCGTATGCTGACGCTGGTTTGTAGCCTCAATTAACCTTGCTTCCAGCTTCAACAGTTGATCTTCTGCCTCACTTTTAATGATTTTGTAATCTTTAGCGTCCAAAACAGAGGATAACAGTAATTCCCGGGCTTTTGTTAACCTCTCGTTCTGCTTTTGAATTTCCTCTAAAACGCGCTTCTTTTCTTTTTGCTGGCTTCTTATCTGATCGGAGAACTCATTAACAACCAATTCCGTGAAAAGGCTAACCGTGGCTTTCCTGGGTTTGAATTTTTGAAGCTCCCGGACAAACACCTCATTAACTACCGGAGCGGGGTGGCGAACACCGCAGGAGGCACGACAGTGATAGTAGGCATAACGAGCGCTTCTTCCCTTGGATTCGCTCGCAGTCAGAACTTTCCCGCATTTGGGACATTTTAAGAATCCCCTAAGCTCAAAGGCGGCATTAGAAAGCTCTCTTATATTGGGACGCTGCCGTTTTCGTTTTCCGTCAATTGCATCCTGAATGTCATAGAACAGCTTTTCGGTTATCATGGCTTCGTGTTGTCCATCTATCAGCCTGGCCTTTTCATCCCGATAGCTTTTGAGCTCAATTTTCCCAAAATACACTGGGTTTTCAAGCGCCCTCCAAAAAGTGGTTTTTCCGCATTTCAAGCCTTTTCGGGCTGCCCGCTTGTAAACCTCTTCAACGGTATAGATCCCGGTAGCGACTTCTTCAAAAGCCTGTTTGAGCAAACGCGCTTGTGGTTGGTCGATGGCAATATACTTTCTTCCCGATTCGGAGATCCGGTTGATGTACCCTATCGGAGCAACCCCCATGTATCTCCCTTCTTTCTGGGCACGTCTCATGCCAGCGATCGTATTGAGGGCACGCCTGTCATTTTCTACTTCCGGTGCGGCCATATAGAAGGCCAACATCATTTTATTTTCAGGGACAGAGAGGTCAAGCGGCTGCTCAATGGCCTGTGGTTCGGCCCCCAATTTTCTCAAAACCCCAATCATATGATAGGCATCGCCTGCATTCCGGCTAAACCGGTCCCATTTGGTAAACAGAACCAGGTCTACCCTGCCTTTTGCTTTTTTGAGATCGCTAAGAAGCCCGGCCCATGCAGGTCGTTCAAAAGTTTTGGCCGAATGGTCTTCATAAATAACCTTGCTGACCGAGATCCGGTTGATTTCACAGTATTTGCGGAGCATTTCCTCCTGTCCACGTTGGGAGTAACCTTTATCAGCCTGCTCGTCAGTGCTGACCCTGACGTATAGATATGCAATCTTCATGATGTTTTCCGGTTGTTGATTCGACAGGGGCAAGCCCTGTCATGCATTGACTAATTACGATATTAATCAATTTTTGGGAGAATTCCAATATTTGTTCAGCTTGTTGAGTTGTAAGCTCAATCCCTTCTTCTTTGTATAGTTCAATGACCCTTTGAACCGGGAATGCCTTTTTTCCAGTCTCCTCCATACCCGTCTTGCTGCTTAAGTTCAAGCAGCAAACCTAGAGATCGCCAATTTTTTTTTATTCCTGTTATTCTTTCCGGAATAAAAAGGAACTTTTTAAAGTGATGTAGTAATTACTCTGGCTACGCATGTGCGCATTTAATACTTTGAAAAGAAGTATCCCTCGGGAGTGATCGTCCGAAGTATGGGATATAAATGGATAGAGCTAATACATTATAGTCAGAGGCGTCTACCCCTTTTTTGCCTGGTTTGCTCTTTTGGCTGATCCTGTTCAAAGACTGACCAATGATTTTTGAGCACTGCATTTCTAAGGCGATCGTTGATTATTGCCCAGTCTAATTTGCTTTTTAGCATGGTTACGGGTACGGAGAAATCAATATCGGCATGGTATAGCAGACCGGAATGAGCCATTTGAGGGGTAGCATTCGGGTATTTCTGACAATATGCTTTAGATAGCAAGCCAAATGGTATTTTCTCTAACAAGTAATAGACGTCGATGAAATCTTTCAGACGGCTTCCGTTCTGAACAATAGCATGTAATTTCATTGCGCCGATATCCTCTAACGAAAGCATCCGTATACCATCGATTACTTCCATAGGTTTGAGCAAGGGGTATCGGTGGCTAATAAAATCGACCTTGACCTGATCAATAAAGCCAAACGCCCCGTTTTTTATCACCTGGTCATCAGTTAATCCGTATTTTCCTTTCAAGTGCGCCCCTATCGATTCAGCATCAAATTCTTTATCGCTAAACATATCGATGTCAATGGAAATCCGATGTCCCAATTTTAGTGACAGCGCAGTTCCACCAACAAGGAAAAACGCTTGTAATTTTGTATCCGACATCAGCGCCCGGATCAGATCCAGTGTCCTGGCTTCGACCGTTTCCGTATGTAACATAACATTTCCTCTTTCTCTATTCGGAAGTAGACACTCACTTTTTCGATAGCATAATCGGGCAGAAATACGATTTCACTTTTAAGCGCCTTTAAGACCTTCTCTCTACCATAGAAACGGATCAGCTCTTCCCAATGCTCCGGCCCTCCCCGCTCTATAATCCTGGCTATGATCGATTTGTAAGATGCCTGCCAGTCTATTCGCTCATAATCCATATCCCAGAACCATTTGGGGGCAAGAGTGGGCCTATCGGATATTTTAAAAGCTTCCATAGTATTAAAGATATGACATTATGTTTTAAAGAAAATGTCTTTTAGCAGCTAAATTTTATATTTATAACATAAAACGAAGAAATTATATTCATAATTGATTATTTTTAATTCATATTCTTTTAAAGGAGGGGGTTTATCTTCTTTTAAAGGAGGGGGTTTATCCCTGGTCCAGGTGTGAAACGAAACGAAGAAAAAGATGAACCTGCATTCAAATTTACAATATCCCTTGCTCAAATACCTGTCAGAGGAGTTGACAGGTAGCTTTTATGCCAACGAGCTGACTTTTTTAAACCGATTACTGATCCTATATCACAACCGGTATATTTTTTCAATAGGTGATGATCATTGCCGGTTTCTTGAAGAGCTCACAGAAGATTTAAA harbors:
- a CDS encoding nucleotidyl transferase AbiEii/AbiGii toxin family protein, producing MLHTETVEARTLDLIRALMSDTKLQAFFLVGGTALSLKLGHRISIDIDMFSDKEFDAESIGAHLKGKYGLTDDQVIKNGAFGFIDQVKVDFISHRYPLLKPMEVIDGIRMLSLEDIGAMKLHAIVQNGSRLKDFIDVYYLLEKIPFGLLSKAYCQKYPNATPQMAHSGLLYHADIDFSVPVTMLKSKLDWAIINDRLRNAVLKNHWSVFEQDQPKEQTRQKRGRRL
- a CDS encoding DUF6922 domain-containing protein — protein: MEAFKISDRPTLAPKWFWDMDYERIDWQASYKSIIARIIERGGPEHWEELIRFYGREKVLKALKSEIVFLPDYAIEKVSVYFRIEKEEMLCYIRKRSKPGHWI